In Cumulibacter soli, one genomic interval encodes:
- a CDS encoding aspartate/glutamate racemase family protein, producing the protein MTIGFVHTAKAHVDTFDALVHTSSASTRTVHVIAEDLLARARHYGQGSDLLVDVQAAVTQLAELGADVVVCTCSTLGPIAERTSSTVPVVRVDRPMAQAAVSIGTRIAVIAALESTLLPTRVLLTEEAHEAGTSIEIVEIFARNAWREFGSGNMASYAAQIAKEARRVSLTVDVVVLAQASMTEALPLLDDMSTIVLTSPQLAVETAIAWASD; encoded by the coding sequence GTGACAATCGGGTTCGTACACACCGCCAAGGCGCACGTCGATACTTTCGACGCCCTGGTCCACACTTCGTCGGCCTCTACTCGAACCGTGCATGTCATCGCTGAGGATCTGCTGGCGCGAGCGCGGCACTACGGGCAGGGGTCTGACCTCTTAGTTGACGTGCAGGCAGCAGTGACCCAACTCGCCGAACTCGGAGCCGACGTGGTGGTATGCACCTGCTCGACTCTTGGCCCGATCGCTGAACGGACTAGTTCGACAGTCCCAGTGGTGCGTGTGGACCGTCCGATGGCGCAGGCGGCAGTGAGCATCGGCACGCGCATCGCAGTGATCGCGGCGTTGGAGTCGACGCTGCTGCCAACGAGAGTTCTACTCACCGAAGAGGCGCATGAAGCTGGCACGTCTATAGAGATAGTCGAGATTTTCGCGCGCAACGCGTGGCGCGAGTTCGGATCCGGGAATATGGCGTCGTACGCCGCGCAGATTGCCAAGGAGGCTCGCCGGGTCTCGTTAACCGTCGATGTAGTCGTACTCGCGCAGGCAAGCATGACCGAGGCACTCCCCCTGCTCGACGACATGTCGACCATCGTCCTCACCAGCCCACAACTCGCAGTAGAAACGGCAATCGCATGGGCAAGCGACTGA
- a CDS encoding HAD family hydrolase, whose product MQPAVLFDLDGLLIDSEPIWEAAKSEVFGAFGLHLTQEMQTETRGMRQRDMVAYWFKRANIQADPADIEDKIVNGVCDMLRDVKLMPGAEQAVAACARVSKSMAVVSSSPESVIRQALESTRLAQSFDVVFSAEDDEFGKPHPGAFLRAATTLQIPPDECVVLEDSLNGVLAGVSAQMAVIAVPDEDNRGDPRFAIASLILDSLEELDPGDIGHVLSTPTRAR is encoded by the coding sequence ATGCAACCCGCTGTTCTTTTCGATCTCGACGGGCTTTTGATCGACTCCGAGCCAATATGGGAGGCAGCAAAGTCTGAGGTCTTCGGCGCATTCGGTCTGCACCTCACCCAGGAGATGCAAACAGAAACGCGCGGCATGCGCCAAAGGGACATGGTGGCCTATTGGTTCAAGCGAGCCAATATTCAAGCCGACCCAGCCGACATCGAAGACAAGATTGTCAATGGCGTGTGCGACATGCTCCGGGACGTGAAGTTGATGCCCGGCGCTGAACAAGCAGTCGCAGCGTGCGCACGCGTGTCGAAGTCGATGGCTGTCGTCTCATCCTCCCCGGAGTCGGTGATCCGACAAGCGTTGGAAAGCACACGGCTGGCTCAGTCTTTCGATGTCGTGTTCTCAGCCGAGGACGACGAATTCGGAAAACCTCACCCGGGTGCCTTCCTGCGCGCGGCCACAACGCTGCAGATACCGCCCGACGAATGCGTAGTGCTTGAAGACTCACTCAACGGCGTCCTAGCCGGAGTATCCGCCCAGATGGCCGTTATCGCCGTGCCCGACGAGGACAACCGCGGCGATCCTCGCTTTGCGATTGCAAGTCTGATTCTCGACAGCCTCGAGGAACTTGATCCAGGCGATATCGGGCACGTTCTGTCCACCCCTACGCGCGCACGATAG
- a CDS encoding GNAT family N-acetyltransferase has product MRRQTVIGTDRFSLTTWVPSDIGDLHALHADPQVMRYIGGAPESREQSEQRLGRYLAQQATQGWTKWRVTNPRGVMIGRAGFGLNRGHRELGYTLCREVWGRGIGTELARELVAWHRENPDAGRYRALVAFTEIDHSASRRVLQKAGFVFVDERDHEGTLVAFYECG; this is encoded by the coding sequence ATGCGTAGGCAGACCGTCATAGGTACCGACCGGTTCTCGCTGACTACCTGGGTCCCCAGCGATATAGGCGATCTGCACGCATTGCATGCCGATCCGCAGGTGATGCGATACATCGGCGGCGCACCTGAATCAAGGGAACAATCTGAGCAACGATTAGGTCGCTACCTGGCGCAGCAAGCAACCCAGGGGTGGACGAAGTGGCGCGTCACGAATCCGCGCGGTGTAATGATTGGCCGGGCCGGCTTTGGACTGAATCGCGGGCATCGCGAGCTCGGATACACCTTGTGTCGGGAGGTGTGGGGTCGCGGAATCGGTACCGAGCTTGCGCGAGAACTCGTGGCCTGGCACCGCGAGAATCCCGACGCCGGACGGTATCGGGCGTTGGTGGCGTTCACCGAGATCGACCACAGCGCAAGCCGTCGGGTGCTGCAGAAAGCAGGTTTCGTATTCGTCGACGAACGCGATCACGAGGGGACCCTTGTAGCGTTCTACGAATGCGGATAG
- a CDS encoding GNAT family N-acetyltransferase, giving the protein MNQVAGLSAWVLVDVTTSEVVGHFDVTLADSTASLGRVIIDPKRRGQGYAHTLVNHAISLTRQLGASLLSLNVIVGNDTAIHVYEQAGFCKTDSNERPGVHKMTLRLAATR; this is encoded by the coding sequence ATGAACCAGGTTGCGGGGCTCTCAGCGTGGGTTCTTGTCGACGTCACAACGTCCGAGGTAGTTGGTCACTTCGACGTGACGCTCGCCGACAGCACTGCAAGCCTGGGGCGCGTCATCATCGACCCGAAACGTCGAGGGCAGGGATACGCGCACACCCTCGTGAATCACGCAATCTCGCTGACCCGTCAACTCGGCGCATCGCTGCTCTCACTCAACGTCATCGTCGGCAACGACACCGCCATCCACGTCTACGAGCAGGCGGGCTTCTGCAAAACCGATAGCAACGAACGACCAGGTGTGCACAAGATGACTCTGCGACTCGCCGCGACTCGGTAG
- a CDS encoding serine hydrolase domain-containing protein: MTSGAVDRLALGRLARDCAARWTKEAVDIEAFLATQVDDVSHRDVVGPLRPATGGSGVVIVEGQEVATWGNPEAVEMSFSVTKTVVSLVAGIAFDDGLLIPDQRVSDVVEVPQLQGALTTQITWQHLLQQTSQWDGELWGKPTSVDAQSFREGTEVHGTAPGDGWAYNDVRINLLCYVLTLLFRQPLSDVLRERVMDPIGASSTWSWHGYTSSVIELDDRAVEVVSGGAHWGGGLFINARDLARIGDLYLRGGLHNGTRVVSAEWIKRSWTPCPVKPGYGYLWWLNDDQVPWPGAPRTGRSARGNGGRHLLWVDPARNLALASRWTEDPLHLIRAVSDAVAPRLGGVEL; the protein is encoded by the coding sequence ATGACCAGTGGTGCAGTAGATCGTCTGGCTTTGGGTCGGCTCGCGCGCGATTGCGCGGCACGCTGGACGAAGGAGGCAGTCGACATCGAGGCGTTCCTGGCGACGCAGGTTGATGACGTCTCACACCGAGACGTCGTGGGTCCACTTCGTCCGGCGACCGGCGGCAGCGGCGTAGTGATCGTTGAGGGTCAGGAGGTAGCCACCTGGGGCAACCCTGAAGCGGTGGAGATGTCATTCAGCGTCACAAAGACGGTCGTGTCGCTCGTGGCCGGGATCGCCTTCGATGACGGGCTTCTCATCCCGGACCAGCGTGTTAGTGACGTCGTCGAGGTCCCCCAACTTCAGGGGGCGCTTACTACGCAAATCACCTGGCAACACCTTCTGCAGCAGACAAGTCAGTGGGACGGCGAACTGTGGGGCAAGCCGACCAGCGTTGACGCGCAGAGTTTTCGAGAGGGCACGGAGGTACACGGCACTGCGCCAGGTGATGGCTGGGCGTACAACGATGTGCGCATCAACCTGTTGTGTTACGTGCTCACCCTGTTATTCAGACAGCCGCTATCGGATGTCCTGCGCGAGCGTGTGATGGATCCGATCGGGGCATCGTCGACCTGGTCGTGGCACGGGTACACCTCCAGTGTCATCGAACTCGACGATCGCGCGGTCGAGGTGGTTTCCGGCGGCGCACATTGGGGCGGCGGTTTATTCATCAACGCACGCGATCTCGCCCGCATCGGCGATCTGTACCTCAGAGGCGGTCTCCACAACGGCACCCGAGTGGTGAGTGCTGAGTGGATCAAGCGATCCTGGACACCGTGTCCGGTCAAGCCCGGGTACGGATACTTGTGGTGGCTCAATGATGATCAGGTCCCCTGGCCAGGGGCACCGCGGACCGGGCGGAGCGCGCGTGGAAACGGTGGGCGGCACCTCCTATGGGTTGATCCCGCGCGTAATCTCGCGCTCGCCTCACGCTGGACAGAGGATCCCCTTCACCTCATACGCGCAGTCTCTGACGCAGTGGCCCCGCGCCTTGGCGGCGTCGAGCTATGA